A single genomic interval of Rhinopithecus roxellana isolate Shanxi Qingling chromosome 11, ASM756505v1, whole genome shotgun sequence harbors:
- the ZNF22 gene encoding zinc finger protein 22, which translates to MRLAKPKAGISRSSSQGKAYENKRKTGRPRQKWGMTIRFDSSLSRLRRSLDDKPYKCTECEKSFSQSSTLFQHQKIHTGKKSHKCADCGKSFFQSSNLIQHRRIHTGEKPYKCDECGESFKQSSNLIQHQRIHTGEKPYQCDECGRCFSQSSHLIQHQRTHTGEKPYQCSECGKCFSQSSHLRQHMKVHKEEKPRKTRGKNIRVKTHLPSWKAGTGRKSVAGLR; encoded by the coding sequence ATGAGGTTAGCAAAGCCTAAAGCGGGTATTTCTCGGAGCTCAAGCCAAGGAAAGGCCTATGAGAACAAGCGCAAAACAGGCCGGCCGCGGCAGAAGTGGGGCATGACTATTCGATTTGACTCAAGCTTGAGTAGACTCAGAAGAAGCTTGGATGACAAACCCTATAAATGTACTGAATGTGAAAAGAGTTTCAGTCAGAGTTCAACTCTTTTTCAACACCAGAAGATCCATACTGGAAAGAAATCCCATAAATGTGCTGATTGTGGGAAAAGTTTCTTTCAGAGTTCTAATCTCATTCAGCATCGACGGATCCATACTGGGGAAAAGCCCTACAAATGTGATGAGTGTGGAGAAAGCTTTAAACAGAGCTCAAATCTCATTCAGCaccagagaattcatactggagaaaaaccctatcAGTGTGATGAGTGTGGCCGGTGTTTCAGCCAGAGCTCCCACCTTATTCAACATCAGAGAACCCACACCGGGGAGAAACCCTACCAGTGCAGTGAATGTGGCAAATGTTTCAGTCAGAGCTCTCATCTGAGGCAGCACATGAAGGTGCATAAAGAAGAGAAGCCTCGTAAAACCCGGGGCAAAAATATCAGGGTGAAGACTCACTTACCCTCTTGGAAAGCTGGTACAGGAAGGAAGTCTGTGGCTGGTCTCCGTTAA